In one window of Meiothermus sp. DNA:
- a CDS encoding serine protease, producing MKPKGLGLLSLFCLLVWGTGGIALTQTLPRDVRERIIAATVFITYPTGTNSASVGSGTLISPQGFILTNYHVIGDLENRRIAPRLFVGTIRFVDQPPEVRYQADVVATDPNLDLAILRITRTSNGQPIGNVTFPAVPIGDSNKLIVGDPIFVFGFQGTGGNTITLSTGVVGGFTGEDMESGGKQWIKHDAQTGPGNSGGGIFNQDGELIGIHTRGVSGQGNSRTAFMRPSALAWGLIGPNVAGLVNRAPTASTPQPQPPQPQPQTAASTAWPPALGTGQTWQVRIQGGQWTGEWSVVVGQKDADGDFEAVASLGSRRNEALFFLQDNILRLNIGDRYPLARCRFDPQNGSGVIQGKLFVFKDANTDAEEIGTCVASQRGAQAVQPVQPQAAWPPRLAVGQRWQLSVTGKDLDDGGTVTLSERDSDGDPKGTVVFKENFSMVVYFYMSRSGAAFLDMTVPSGADSHRAWWRCRFEQQGNAASLKGTLQTFRTDANGQISDLQDVGACTATLSR from the coding sequence ATGAAACCTAAGGGGTTGGGTCTTTTAAGCCTGTTTTGCTTGCTGGTCTGGGGGACGGGGGGGATAGCCCTGACCCAAACCCTGCCCCGCGATGTACGTGAGCGCATTATTGCCGCCACGGTGTTCATCACCTACCCCACCGGCACCAACTCGGCCAGTGTAGGCTCGGGAACGCTGATTAGCCCCCAGGGCTTCATCTTGACCAACTACCACGTGATCGGCGACCTGGAGAACCGGCGCATTGCCCCGCGCCTGTTTGTGGGTACCATTCGCTTTGTGGATCAGCCGCCGGAGGTACGCTACCAGGCCGATGTGGTGGCCACCGACCCCAACCTCGATCTGGCCATTCTGCGCATCACCCGAACTTCCAATGGTCAGCCCATCGGCAATGTTACCTTTCCGGCGGTTCCGATTGGCGACTCCAATAAGCTGATTGTGGGCGACCCCATCTTTGTGTTTGGTTTTCAGGGAACCGGGGGCAACACCATCACGCTATCTACCGGGGTGGTGGGCGGTTTTACCGGTGAAGACATGGAGAGCGGCGGTAAGCAGTGGATCAAGCACGATGCCCAGACCGGCCCCGGCAACTCGGGGGGCGGCATTTTCAACCAGGATGGCGAACTCATCGGTATCCACACCCGTGGGGTGTCGGGGCAGGGCAACTCCCGCACCGCCTTCATGCGCCCCTCGGCCCTGGCCTGGGGTCTGATTGGCCCCAATGTGGCAGGCTTGGTGAACCGGGCCCCCACTGCCTCTACTCCCCAACCCCAGCCCCCCCAACCCCAACCGCAGACGGCTGCCAGTACCGCCTGGCCCCCGGCCCTGGGCACCGGCCAGACCTGGCAGGTGCGGATTCAGGGTGGCCAGTGGACGGGCGAGTGGTCGGTGGTGGTGGGGCAGAAGGATGCAGACGGTGACTTTGAGGCGGTCGCCAGCCTGGGCAGCCGCCGAAATGAGGCCCTGTTTTTCCTGCAAGACAACATCCTGCGCCTGAACATTGGCGACCGGTATCCGCTGGCCCGCTGCCGCTTCGACCCCCAAAACGGGAGCGGGGTCATCCAGGGCAAGCTGTTCGTATTCAAAGATGCCAACACCGATGCCGAAGAAATTGGTACCTGTGTGGCCAGCCAGCGGGGCGCCCAGGCCGTGCAGCCGGTGCAGCCCCAGGCTGCCTGGCCTCCCCGGTTGGCCGTGGGGCAGCGCTGGCAGCTTAGCGTGACGGGCAAAGACCTGGATGATGGCGGCACCGTGACCCTCTCTGAGCGCGACAGCGACGGCGACCCCAAAGGAACCGTGGTGTTCAAGGAAAATTTCTCAATGGTGGTCTACTTCTACATGAGCCGCAGCGGAGCCGCTTTCCTCGACATGACCGTTCCCAGCGGAGCCGATAGCCACCGTGCTTGGTGGCGCTGCCGCTTCGAGCAGCAGGGCAATGCGGCCAGTCTCAAGGGAACCCTCCAAACCTTCCGCACCGATGCCAATGGTCAGATTAGCGACCTCCAGGATGTGGGGGCTTGTACTGCTACCCTGAGCCGCTAG
- a CDS encoding phosphopentomutase, giving the protein MKITTIVLDSVGLGYLPDAAQFGDEGADTLDHTVLKTGLELPHLASLGLGHVPGVHTLPRVAEPKGAFGRMMEVNPGKDTSTGHWEFVGIRLEHPFQVFPQGYPQDFLAHYIQRIGVEGYLLNQPYSGTDAIRDFGDEHLRTGWPIVYTSADSVFQVAAHIGKVPLETLYAWCQTAREMLVGPLACARVIARPFEGEPGHYYRREDLRKDFALEPPPNVLDAIKAGGLEVVGVGKIPDIYAHRGFTREVKAGSNAEGMEHTLELMHEPFSGLVFTNLVDFDARYGHRRNPQGYAEALAAFDARLLELLSALGPEDYLFIVSDHGNDPTYRGTDHTREYGMLLVVGPGMAGKDLGTRATFADLAASLARGFGLRWTGPGTSVI; this is encoded by the coding sequence ATGAAGATAACCACCATCGTGCTGGACTCGGTGGGCCTGGGCTACCTGCCCGATGCCGCGCAGTTCGGCGATGAAGGAGCCGATACCCTCGACCACACCGTGCTCAAAACCGGCCTCGAGCTCCCCCACCTGGCCTCGCTGGGGCTGGGCCATGTACCGGGGGTGCACACCCTTCCCAGGGTGGCTGAGCCCAAAGGGGCTTTTGGGCGCATGATGGAGGTGAACCCCGGCAAGGACACCTCCACCGGCCACTGGGAGTTTGTAGGGATTCGCCTCGAGCACCCTTTCCAGGTTTTTCCACAGGGTTATCCACAGGATTTCCTGGCACACTACATCCAGCGCATCGGGGTGGAAGGCTACCTGCTCAACCAACCCTACTCGGGCACCGACGCCATCCGCGACTTTGGCGACGAACACCTGCGCACCGGTTGGCCCATCGTGTATACCTCGGCGGACTCGGTTTTTCAGGTGGCAGCCCACATCGGCAAGGTGCCCCTGGAAACGCTCTATGCTTGGTGCCAGACTGCCCGCGAGATGCTGGTAGGGCCGCTGGCCTGTGCCCGGGTGATTGCCCGCCCCTTCGAGGGCGAGCCGGGCCACTACTACCGCCGAGAAGACCTGCGCAAAGACTTTGCCCTGGAGCCCCCGCCCAACGTGCTGGACGCCATCAAAGCCGGCGGATTGGAGGTGGTGGGGGTGGGTAAAATCCCCGACATCTACGCCCATCGGGGCTTCACCCGCGAGGTCAAGGCCGGCAGCAACGCCGAGGGTATGGAGCACACCTTGGAACTGATGCACGAGCCTTTCTCCGGCCTGGTCTTTACCAACCTGGTGGACTTCGACGCCAGGTACGGCCACCGCCGCAATCCCCAGGGCTACGCCGAGGCCCTGGCCGCCTTCGATGCCCGGCTGCTCGAGTTGCTTTCTGCGTTGGGGCCGGAAGATTACCTTTTCATCGTCTCCGACCACGGCAACGACCCCACCTACCGCGGCACCGACCACACCCGCGAGTATGGGATGCTCTTGGTGGTGGGGCCCGGAATGGCCGGCAAAGACCTGGGCACCCGCGCCACCTTTGCCGACCTGGCGGCTAGCCTGGCCAGGGGCTTCGGCCTCCGGTGGACGGGGCCTGGTACAAGTGTCATCTAG
- a CDS encoding nicotinate phosphoribosyltransferase, which translates to MKPLNPHNLILNTDSYKASHFAQFPKNMTYASWYIESRGGDSNFVRFFGLQAFLMEYLSKGVSMADVEEAREVFLAHGLPFPTDGWRHIAEELGGRLPVRIRAVPEGAVIPVHNPLVIIESTDPRVPWLPGWLETALLRAVWYPTTVCTISWNIRNILQAYLEKTADDPEAELPFKLHDFGARGVSSLESAGLGGMAHLVNFQGTDTVTALIYARNYYGAGMAGYSIPAMEHATVTSFGRAGEAQAYRQMIETYGQPGALFAMVIDSYNREHAIGQIIGEDLRELIQQSGATAVIRPDSGDPPFVVLRTVQTLEAKFGATLNRKGYKVLNGVRVIQGDGVNADTIRKVLFLLEQWGYSASNVAFGMGGALLQHPHRDTQKFAQKLHLVSVNGETYGVGKSPVDDPSKLSKKGRLDVIKDERGIRTVELPLEETQPHPQSILQTVFENGEIMRRYTFEEVRQNA; encoded by the coding sequence ATGAAACCCCTCAACCCCCACAACCTGATTCTCAACACCGACAGCTACAAGGCCAGCCACTTCGCCCAGTTTCCCAAGAACATGACCTATGCGAGCTGGTACATCGAGAGCCGGGGGGGCGACTCCAACTTTGTGCGCTTTTTTGGCCTGCAGGCCTTTCTGATGGAGTACCTGTCCAAAGGGGTCAGTATGGCCGATGTGGAGGAGGCCCGGGAGGTCTTTCTGGCCCACGGCCTGCCCTTTCCCACCGACGGCTGGCGCCACATTGCCGAGGAGCTGGGCGGCAGGCTCCCCGTGCGCATCCGGGCCGTGCCGGAAGGAGCGGTAATTCCCGTTCATAACCCGCTGGTGATTATCGAAAGCACCGACCCCCGGGTGCCCTGGCTGCCGGGCTGGCTCGAGACTGCCCTGCTGCGGGCAGTCTGGTATCCCACCACGGTCTGCACCATCTCCTGGAACATCCGCAACATCCTTCAGGCCTACCTGGAGAAGACCGCCGACGACCCTGAGGCCGAGCTGCCTTTCAAGCTGCACGACTTTGGCGCGCGGGGGGTGAGCAGCCTGGAGAGCGCCGGGCTGGGCGGCATGGCCCACCTGGTCAACTTCCAGGGCACCGACACCGTCACTGCCCTCATTTACGCCCGCAACTACTACGGGGCCGGGATGGCCGGCTACTCCATTCCGGCCATGGAGCACGCCACCGTAACCAGCTTTGGCCGTGCGGGCGAGGCCCAGGCCTACCGGCAGATGATCGAGACCTACGGCCAGCCGGGGGCACTTTTTGCCATGGTGATCGACTCTTACAACCGCGAGCACGCCATAGGCCAGATTATCGGAGAGGACCTGCGAGAGCTCATTCAGCAGTCCGGAGCCACCGCGGTCATCCGGCCCGACTCGGGCGACCCGCCTTTTGTGGTGCTGCGCACCGTGCAGACCCTCGAGGCCAAGTTTGGCGCCACCCTCAACCGAAAGGGCTACAAGGTCTTGAACGGGGTGCGGGTCATCCAGGGCGATGGGGTAAACGCCGACACCATCCGCAAGGTATTGTTTTTGCTCGAGCAGTGGGGCTACAGCGCCTCCAACGTGGCCTTCGGCATGGGCGGGGCCCTGTTGCAGCACCCCCACCGCGACACCCAGAAGTTCGCCCAGAAGCTGCACCTGGTAAGCGTGAACGGCGAGACCTATGGGGTAGGCAAAAGCCCGGTAGACGACCCCAGCAAGCTCTCCAAAAAGGGCCGCCTGGACGTCATCAAGGACGAGCGGGGTATCCGCACGGTAGAGCTGCCGCTGGAAGAGACCCAGCCCCATCCCCAGAGCATCCTGCAGACGGTTTTTGAAAACGGCGAGATCATGCGGCGCTACACCTTTGAAGAGGTGCGCCAAAACGCCTAG
- a CDS encoding bifunctional nicotinamide-nucleotide adenylyltransferase/Nudix hydroxylase — MKTAVFIGRFQPPHHAHLETITRALARFDRLIVVLGSAFCYPTPKNPFSADEREAMIRASLDAVAAERLHFVAVADDFYDDPRWFRTVGAAVEGLAGPGAEIYITGYHKDESSYYLHGFGNWPFEPSGVTSTLNATDVRNSYFAGNADWKAMVPEAVRQYMEQFAATAEFSRLQAEWKTLQYYRSLEQRYPYPIVHVATDATVLAQAHVLLVERAGALSKGAWALPGGYVEIKETLLEAALRELREETGLQLKPSLLKATKAFDHPGRSLRGRVISFGHHFDLGSTPPPAVQGQDDAARAFWLPLDELEPHQARFFEDHYQQICWFLGQAPQKPVKPQRKELP; from the coding sequence ATGAAAACGGCGGTGTTCATCGGGCGCTTCCAGCCGCCCCACCACGCCCACCTCGAGACCATTACCCGTGCCCTGGCCCGCTTTGACCGGCTGATTGTGGTGCTGGGCAGTGCTTTTTGCTATCCCACCCCCAAAAACCCTTTTAGCGCCGACGAACGCGAGGCCATGATCAGGGCGAGCCTGGACGCCGTGGCCGCCGAGCGGCTTCACTTCGTAGCCGTTGCGGATGACTTCTACGATGACCCCCGCTGGTTTCGCACGGTGGGGGCCGCCGTGGAGGGCCTTGCGGGCCCAGGGGCCGAGATCTACATCACCGGTTACCACAAGGACGAGAGCAGCTACTACCTGCACGGCTTTGGCAACTGGCCCTTTGAGCCCAGTGGGGTGACGAGCACCCTCAACGCCACCGACGTGCGCAATAGCTATTTTGCCGGGAACGCCGACTGGAAGGCCATGGTGCCCGAGGCCGTGCGGCAGTACATGGAGCAGTTTGCCGCTACAGCTGAGTTTAGCCGTTTGCAAGCCGAATGGAAAACCCTGCAGTACTATCGTTCTCTCGAGCAACGCTACCCCTATCCCATTGTGCACGTGGCTACCGACGCAACGGTGCTGGCCCAGGCCCACGTGCTACTGGTCGAGCGGGCAGGGGCCCTGAGCAAAGGGGCCTGGGCTTTGCCGGGGGGCTATGTGGAGATCAAGGAGACCCTGCTCGAGGCCGCCCTGCGCGAGCTACGAGAAGAAACCGGCCTGCAACTAAAGCCCTCCCTGCTCAAAGCCACCAAGGCCTTCGACCACCCAGGCCGAAGCCTGCGGGGCAGGGTGATTAGCTTCGGACACCACTTCGACCTCGGGAGCACCCCACCCCCGGCCGTCCAAGGGCAAGACGACGCAGCCCGGGCTTTCTGGCTGCCCTTAGACGAGCTCGAGCCCCACCAGGCTCGCTTCTTTGAAGACCACTACCAGCAGATTTGTTGGTTTTTGGGGCAGGCGCCGCAAAAACCGGTCAAGCCCCAAAGAAAGGAGCTCCCATGA
- a CDS encoding NUDIX domain-containing protein, translated as MQQRSLEEQHYLDSYNASAFERPSVTVDVVILTLRDGHLEALLIKRKEHPFLNYWSLPGGFVQMQESLDEAAARVLRQKAGLEGVAGMEREGILRHPIYLEQLYTFGHPERDPRTRVISVAYYALVEASHIREMGEEKALFRLRIPEGESAVEIFDSKFKKYSLAFDHAEILAVAIKRIRGKLGYTPIGFELLPERFTLRQLQTVHETILQKKLNKDSFRRKMLASGMLQPTGELERGLGRPAELYRFRREL; from the coding sequence GTGCAACAACGCAGCCTCGAAGAACAGCACTACCTGGACTCCTACAACGCCAGCGCATTTGAACGGCCTTCCGTTACGGTAGATGTGGTCATTCTGACTCTGCGCGACGGGCATCTGGAGGCCCTGCTGATCAAGCGCAAAGAGCATCCTTTCCTTAACTACTGGAGCCTGCCGGGCGGGTTCGTGCAAATGCAGGAGTCGCTCGACGAAGCCGCTGCGCGGGTGCTGCGACAAAAAGCTGGCCTCGAGGGGGTAGCGGGCATGGAGCGGGAGGGCATCCTGCGCCACCCCATCTACCTCGAGCAGCTCTACACTTTTGGTCACCCTGAACGCGACCCCCGCACGCGGGTAATCAGCGTGGCCTATTACGCCCTGGTGGAAGCCAGTCACATCCGTGAGATGGGCGAGGAGAAGGCCCTCTTCAGGCTGCGCATCCCGGAGGGGGAAAGCGCGGTGGAGATCTTCGATAGCAAGTTCAAAAAGTACTCCCTGGCCTTCGACCACGCCGAGATTCTAGCGGTGGCCATAAAGCGTATCCGGGGGAAGCTGGGCTACACTCCCATCGGCTTTGAGTTGCTACCGGAGCGCTTTACCCTGCGCCAGTTACAAACCGTTCACGAAACCATCTTGCAAAAAAAGCTCAACAAAGACTCTTTCCGGCGCAAGATGCTGGCCTCGGGGATGCTTCAGCCCACCGGCGAGCTCGAGCGCGGCCTGGGTCGGCCTGCGGAACTTTACCGCTTTCGGAGGGAGCTATGA
- a CDS encoding glutamine synthetase III yields the protein MNHDFDVISAARNWRFKDVRQVSSDIAGEVFASDVLDMDELRELVSKPVWKSLQATIEKGTPLDPSIADTIALAMKKWALEKGATHYTHWFHPLTGYTAEKHDSFYSPISEGKVIASFTGKELIQAEPDASSFPSGGLRATFEARGYTAWDPTSPAFIMRHSNGATLCIPTAFASWTGEALDLKTPLLRSIEALNKSAQRALKYFGLQANKVSSTLGAEQEYFLIDEEFYFRRPDLVMTGRTLFGAKPPRGQELEDHYFGSIPDRVLSFMTDVENQLYALGIPVKTRHNEVAPGQYEIAPIFEPSNIAADHQQLIMQVLKNTARRYGLVALLHEKPFAGINGSGKHCNWSMGTDTGINLLEPGDTPHDNLQFLFFCAAVIKAVDVHQDLLRISVASASNDHRLGANEAPPAILSIFLGEQLTDILERLVSGKGGSGKKAGVLELGTPVLPPLPKHAGDRNRTSPFAFTGNKFEFRAVGSSQSISFPITVLNTIVADAIDALMDAVEAKMKKKMGFEQAALEVIKETYAQHKRIVFNGDGYSAAWHKEAAKRGLLNLRTAIDAIEHFTDEKNIKLFTRLGVLNEREIHARQEIMYDIYFKQVNIEGETTEWVAQTQILPGALSYLAELSEIEVKSRAAERTIAQVVQATDALSDALEKLKAQNAELGGDEVHEKAHHMRDNVLPAMAEVRKAADTLERILADKYWPLPSYREMLFVK from the coding sequence ATGAACCACGATTTTGATGTCATCTCGGCTGCCCGCAACTGGCGTTTCAAGGATGTTCGGCAGGTTTCCAGCGACATTGCCGGAGAGGTCTTTGCCAGCGATGTGCTGGATATGGACGAACTGCGCGAGCTGGTTTCCAAGCCGGTCTGGAAGTCGCTGCAGGCCACCATCGAAAAAGGCACCCCGCTCGACCCCAGCATTGCCGATACCATCGCCCTGGCCATGAAAAAGTGGGCCCTGGAAAAAGGTGCCACCCACTACACCCACTGGTTCCACCCCCTCACGGGCTACACCGCCGAAAAACACGATAGCTTCTATAGTCCCATCTCCGAAGGCAAGGTGATTGCCTCCTTCACGGGCAAGGAGCTCATCCAGGCGGAGCCGGATGCTTCTTCGTTCCCTTCGGGCGGTCTGCGCGCCACCTTTGAAGCACGGGGGTACACGGCCTGGGATCCCACCTCGCCAGCCTTTATCATGCGCCACTCCAATGGGGCAACCCTTTGCATTCCCACCGCCTTTGCTAGCTGGACCGGCGAGGCCCTCGACCTCAAAACCCCCCTGTTGCGCTCCATCGAGGCCCTCAATAAAAGCGCCCAGCGGGCCCTCAAATACTTTGGCCTGCAGGCCAATAAAGTTTCCTCGACCCTGGGGGCCGAGCAGGAGTACTTCCTGATTGACGAAGAGTTTTACTTCCGCCGCCCCGACCTGGTCATGACCGGGCGTACCCTCTTTGGGGCCAAACCACCGCGCGGTCAGGAGCTCGAGGATCACTACTTTGGCTCCATCCCCGACCGAGTGCTTTCCTTCATGACCGACGTAGAAAACCAGCTTTATGCGCTGGGGATTCCTGTAAAGACCCGTCACAACGAAGTAGCCCCCGGCCAGTACGAGATTGCCCCCATCTTCGAACCCTCCAACATTGCCGCCGACCACCAGCAGCTCATCATGCAGGTGCTCAAGAACACGGCCCGCCGCTATGGCCTGGTGGCGCTGTTGCACGAGAAGCCCTTTGCCGGTATCAACGGCTCTGGCAAGCACTGCAACTGGAGCATGGGTACCGACACCGGTATCAACCTGCTCGAGCCCGGCGATACCCCCCACGACAACCTGCAGTTCCTGTTTTTCTGCGCAGCCGTCATCAAGGCGGTCGACGTGCACCAGGATCTGCTGCGCATCAGCGTAGCCTCGGCTTCCAACGACCACCGCCTGGGGGCCAACGAAGCGCCGCCGGCCATCCTCTCGATATTCCTGGGTGAGCAGCTCACCGACATCTTAGAGCGGCTGGTCAGTGGTAAGGGTGGCTCGGGCAAGAAGGCGGGTGTGCTCGAGCTCGGAACCCCAGTGCTCCCACCTCTACCCAAGCACGCCGGCGACCGTAACCGCACCTCGCCCTTCGCTTTCACCGGCAACAAGTTCGAGTTCCGTGCGGTGGGCAGCAGCCAGAGCATCTCCTTCCCCATTACCGTGCTCAACACCATCGTGGCCGATGCCATTGACGCGCTGATGGACGCGGTCGAGGCCAAGATGAAGAAGAAGATGGGCTTTGAACAGGCCGCGTTAGAGGTCATCAAGGAGACCTACGCACAGCACAAGCGTATCGTTTTCAATGGCGATGGCTACTCCGCAGCCTGGCATAAAGAGGCCGCCAAGCGGGGGTTGTTGAACCTGCGTACCGCTATCGATGCCATCGAGCACTTCACCGATGAGAAAAACATCAAGCTATTCACCCGCCTGGGGGTTCTCAACGAACGCGAGATTCACGCCCGCCAGGAGATCATGTACGACATCTACTTCAAGCAGGTCAACATCGAGGGCGAGACCACCGAGTGGGTTGCCCAGACTCAGATTCTACCGGGGGCCCTGAGCTACCTGGCCGAACTCTCGGAGATCGAGGTCAAGTCTCGGGCGGCCGAGCGTACCATCGCGCAGGTGGTGCAGGCCACCGATGCCCTCTCCGATGCTTTAGAAAAGCTCAAGGCCCAGAACGCCGAGCTTGGCGGCGACGAGGTGCACGAAAAAGCCCACCACATGCGCGACAACGTGCTGCCGGCCATGGCCGAGGTGCGCAAGGCGGCGGATACACTCGAGCGCATCCTGGCCGATAAGTACTGGCCTCTGCCCAGCTACCGCGAGATGCTCTTCGTTAAGTAA